A window of the Longimicrobium sp. genome harbors these coding sequences:
- a CDS encoding hemolysin family protein, with the protein MSDVVLQVLLVLFLLLLNGVFAMSEIAVVSARKSRLRHRADEGSAGARRALALAEDPSRFLATVQVGITLVGILAGAYGGAKLSEPLAGAIARTPALAEYAEAIALAAVVLAITYFSLVLGELVPKRIGLNNPEKIAELVAPPMSLLSRLGRPLVALLTVSTDVVLSVLRIRRPEEPPVTEAEVSGLIEQGTEAGVFSAEERELVERVFWLADQRVSTVMTPRVDVVWLDVADPPEVHRRIMLEAAHQHFPLCDGSLDDVLGIVSVRDLWAAGLQERDTSLRAVAREPLFVPGTVRALRVLERMRQGGHEVALVVDEYGGTDGLVTLKDLVEEIVGDIHLEGAHADPEVVRRDDGSLLVDGGVLMDELRDLLELEERRGEDRHEYHTVGGFVATQLGRVPSAGDHFETDEMRVEVMDMDGNRVDKVLVTPRAGRSSPGEP; encoded by the coding sequence ATGTCGGACGTAGTGCTCCAGGTCCTCCTCGTCCTCTTCCTGCTGCTCCTCAACGGCGTCTTCGCCATGAGCGAGATCGCCGTGGTCTCGGCGCGCAAGTCGCGGCTCCGGCACCGGGCCGACGAGGGGAGCGCCGGCGCCCGCCGCGCCCTGGCGCTGGCCGAGGACCCGTCGCGCTTCCTGGCCACCGTGCAGGTGGGGATCACCCTGGTGGGGATCCTGGCGGGCGCGTACGGCGGGGCCAAGCTCTCCGAGCCCCTGGCCGGAGCGATCGCCCGCACCCCGGCGCTGGCGGAGTACGCCGAAGCGATCGCGCTGGCCGCCGTGGTGCTCGCCATCACCTACTTCTCGCTGGTGCTGGGCGAGCTGGTGCCCAAGCGGATCGGGCTCAACAACCCCGAGAAGATCGCCGAGCTGGTGGCGCCGCCCATGAGCCTGCTCTCCCGGCTCGGCCGGCCGCTGGTGGCGCTGCTCACCGTCTCCACCGACGTGGTGCTCTCGGTGCTGCGCATCCGCCGCCCCGAGGAGCCGCCCGTCACCGAGGCCGAGGTGTCGGGGCTCATCGAGCAGGGCACCGAGGCGGGCGTCTTCAGCGCCGAGGAGCGGGAGCTGGTGGAGCGCGTCTTCTGGCTGGCCGACCAGCGCGTCTCCACCGTGATGACGCCGCGCGTGGACGTCGTCTGGCTCGACGTGGCCGACCCGCCCGAGGTGCACCGGCGGATCATGCTGGAGGCGGCGCACCAGCACTTCCCCCTCTGCGACGGCTCGCTGGACGACGTGCTGGGGATCGTCTCCGTGCGCGACCTGTGGGCCGCGGGGCTCCAGGAGCGCGACACCAGCCTCCGCGCCGTGGCCCGCGAGCCGCTCTTCGTCCCCGGCACGGTGCGCGCGCTCCGGGTGCTGGAGCGGATGCGCCAGGGCGGCCACGAGGTGGCGCTGGTGGTCGACGAGTACGGCGGCACCGACGGGCTGGTGACGCTCAAGGACCTGGTGGAGGAGATCGTCGGCGACATCCACCTGGAGGGCGCGCACGCCGATCCCGAGGTGGTGCGCCGCGACGACGGGTCGCTCCTGGTGGACGGCGGCGTGCTGATGGACGAGCTGCGCGACCTGCTGGAGCTGGAGGAGCGCCGCGGGGAAGACCGGCACGAGTACCACACCGTGGGCGGCTTCGTCGCCACGCAGCTGGGGCGGGTGCCGAGCGCCGGCGACCACTTCGAGACCGACGAGATGCGGGTGGAAGTGATGGACATGGACGGCAACCGCGTCGACAAGGTGCTGGTGACCCCGCGCGCCGGCCGCTCGTCCCCGGGGGAACCCTGA
- a CDS encoding EamA family transporter produces MGYLFVLAAAVLWGLIGPVSRLALQGGVGPLEIAFWRALIAAACFGAHALALGKTRLERRDLPAVAAFGIVGVALLFASYFYAVQTGGAALASVLLYTAPVWVAVFSALFLRERMTGRKLAAIGLAVAGVVGIAATSGGGGVRLGAAALFWGLLSGWSYALYYLFGKRYFERYHAATLFLYALPVGALALLPLVRFAPKTAAAWAAIVFLAVVPTYLSYLFYSAGLRRVEATRAATVATIEPVVAAVAAWLAWGERLGLGGYLFACLIVAAVVLMVTGGRSGATDPPSATEGLDVHP; encoded by the coding sequence ATGGGCTACCTCTTCGTCCTCGCCGCCGCCGTCCTCTGGGGGCTGATCGGTCCGGTGTCGCGGCTGGCGCTGCAGGGCGGGGTCGGGCCGCTGGAGATCGCCTTCTGGCGGGCGCTGATCGCGGCCGCCTGCTTCGGCGCGCACGCGCTGGCGCTCGGGAAGACGCGCCTGGAGCGGCGCGACCTGCCGGCGGTGGCGGCGTTCGGGATCGTGGGGGTGGCGCTCCTCTTCGCCTCGTACTTCTACGCGGTGCAGACGGGCGGGGCGGCGCTCGCGTCGGTGCTGCTGTACACGGCGCCCGTGTGGGTGGCCGTCTTCTCCGCGCTCTTCCTGCGCGAGCGGATGACGGGGCGCAAGCTGGCGGCGATCGGGCTGGCGGTGGCCGGGGTGGTGGGGATCGCGGCGACGAGCGGCGGGGGCGGGGTGCGGTTGGGGGCGGCGGCGCTCTTCTGGGGGCTCCTCTCCGGGTGGTCGTACGCGCTCTACTACCTGTTCGGCAAGCGCTACTTCGAGCGCTACCACGCGGCGACGCTCTTCCTGTACGCGCTCCCGGTGGGCGCGCTGGCGCTCCTGCCGCTGGTGCGCTTCGCGCCGAAGACGGCCGCCGCGTGGGCGGCCATCGTCTTCCTGGCGGTGGTGCCCACCTACCTCTCGTACCTCTTCTACAGCGCGGGGCTGCGCCGGGTGGAGGCCACCCGCGCCGCCACGGTGGCCACCATCGAGCCGGTGGTCGCCGCCGTGGCCGCCTGGCTGGCCTGGGGCGAGCGCCTGGGCCTCGGCGGCTACCTCTTCGCCTGCCTCATCGTCGCGGCCGTGGTCCTGATGGTGACGGGCGGCCGCTCCGGCGCGACGGACCCTCCTTCCGCGACGGAGGGGCTGGACGTGCACCCGTGA
- a CDS encoding VIT and VWA domain-containing protein: MNPRRLLPTLLLLLAAVPLAAQGIIVPECRDCRRPWVPEGGRITSLPIESVVIDTKIEGQVATTHVTQVFRNETGATLEGTYFFPIPEGASVSEFAIWDGDRRLVGEVRPREEARRIYDAIVRRVRDPGLLEYAGENLFQASIFPILPRSTKKLELTYTQVLRAESGTVGYRYPLGTGRNAAPVERFSGRVELRAGEPVRTVYSPSHQVDVRRRDGDRQVSVSFEGDRRAERRDFQLFYAPSAREVGMSLFTYREPGKDGYFLLLLSPKSTIDEREYPAKDVVFVLDVSGSMNEEGKIEKARRALAYGVRGLRATDRYNVIAFSGETRLMESGLIRADEAGRRRGVQFVEGLRAVGGTNINDALVEALGQFPREGDRPRLLVFVTDGIPTVGETNVERILANVDRARRAGMRLFTFGVGYDVNTRLLDRVAAENGGVADYVAPQEDLEVKVSGFFDKVNHPVLTNLRLDLGPVRSDLVYPRRLPDLFKGTQLALVGRYRNERDLAGVTLRLSGNASPTQTFVYPNQRFPLRDERHEWLPRLWAVRRVGWLMEQIRTHGEARELRDEVVDLGTRYGIVTPYTSYLALEPGAEANLERPRDFAGQGQVGGAVRDRDGGRVRRDGAVPPPPPPPPPPPPAMMPSQVQAQTGEAAVAQSRAARTMQDAVSLEGVVVTGGGVQRVGDKTFHLRDGVWTDAEIKADTRLPETAVTFGTEEYFELVRRVPALARYFALGEQVAVIHDGRVYRTRAATP, from the coding sequence CAGGTGGCCACCACGCACGTCACCCAGGTCTTCCGCAACGAGACCGGCGCCACGCTCGAGGGCACCTACTTCTTCCCGATCCCCGAGGGCGCCAGCGTCAGTGAGTTCGCCATCTGGGACGGCGACCGGCGCCTGGTGGGCGAGGTGCGCCCCCGCGAGGAGGCGCGCCGCATCTACGACGCCATCGTCCGCCGCGTGCGCGACCCCGGGCTGCTGGAGTACGCGGGCGAGAACCTCTTCCAGGCCAGCATCTTCCCCATCCTCCCGCGCTCCACCAAGAAGCTGGAGCTCACCTACACGCAGGTGCTGCGCGCCGAGAGCGGCACCGTGGGCTACCGCTACCCCCTGGGCACCGGGCGCAACGCCGCCCCGGTCGAGCGCTTCTCGGGGCGCGTGGAGCTCAGGGCCGGCGAGCCCGTGCGCACCGTCTACTCGCCGAGCCACCAGGTGGACGTGCGCCGCCGCGACGGCGACCGGCAGGTGTCGGTGAGCTTCGAGGGCGACCGGCGGGCCGAGCGGCGCGACTTCCAGCTCTTCTACGCCCCGTCCGCGCGCGAGGTGGGGATGAGCCTCTTCACCTACCGCGAGCCGGGGAAGGACGGCTACTTCCTCCTCCTCCTCTCGCCGAAGAGCACCATCGACGAGCGCGAGTACCCGGCCAAGGACGTGGTCTTCGTGCTCGACGTGTCGGGGTCGATGAACGAGGAGGGGAAGATCGAGAAGGCCCGGCGCGCCCTCGCCTACGGCGTGCGGGGGCTGCGCGCCACCGACCGCTACAACGTGATCGCCTTCTCGGGTGAGACGCGGCTGATGGAGAGCGGGTTGATCCGCGCCGACGAGGCCGGCCGGCGGCGGGGCGTGCAGTTCGTCGAAGGATTGCGCGCGGTGGGCGGCACCAACATCAACGACGCGCTGGTGGAGGCGCTCGGCCAGTTCCCGCGCGAGGGAGACCGCCCGCGGCTGCTGGTCTTCGTCACCGACGGCATCCCCACCGTGGGGGAGACGAACGTCGAGCGCATCCTGGCCAACGTGGACCGGGCGCGGAGGGCGGGGATGCGGCTCTTCACCTTCGGGGTGGGCTACGACGTGAACACGCGGCTGCTGGACCGCGTGGCGGCCGAGAACGGCGGCGTGGCCGACTACGTGGCGCCGCAGGAAGACCTGGAGGTGAAGGTCTCCGGCTTCTTCGACAAGGTGAACCACCCGGTGCTCACCAACCTGCGGCTGGACCTGGGCCCGGTGCGCTCCGACCTGGTGTACCCGCGCCGGCTCCCCGACCTGTTCAAGGGGACGCAGCTGGCGCTGGTGGGCCGCTACCGCAACGAGCGCGACCTGGCGGGCGTCACGCTGCGCCTGTCGGGGAACGCCTCGCCCACGCAGACCTTCGTCTACCCCAACCAGCGCTTCCCCCTGCGCGACGAGCGGCACGAGTGGCTGCCGCGGCTGTGGGCGGTGCGGCGCGTGGGGTGGCTGATGGAGCAGATCCGCACCCACGGCGAGGCCCGCGAGCTGCGCGACGAGGTGGTGGACCTGGGCACCCGCTACGGGATCGTCACGCCGTACACGTCGTACCTGGCGCTGGAGCCCGGCGCGGAGGCCAACCTGGAGCGGCCGCGGGACTTCGCCGGCCAGGGCCAGGTCGGCGGCGCGGTGCGCGACAGGGACGGCGGACGCGTGCGCCGCGACGGGGCGGTCCCGCCGCCGCCTCCCCCTCCGCCGCCTCCCCCGCCGGCGATGATGCCGTCGCAGGTGCAGGCGCAGACGGGCGAGGCGGCCGTGGCGCAGAGCCGGGCCGCGCGCACCATGCAGGACGCCGTCTCGCTGGAAGGGGTCGTGGTGACGGGCGGCGGCGTGCAGCGCGTAGGCGACAAGACCTTCCACCTGCGCGACGGCGTGTGGACCGACGCGGAGATCAAGGCCGACACCCGGCTGCCGGAGACGGCGGTGACCTTCGGCACCGAGGAGTACTTCGAGCTGGTGCGGCGCGTCCCCGCACTGGCCCGCTACTTCGCCCTCGGCGAGCAGGTGGCGGTGATCCACGACGGCCGCGTCTACCGCACCCGCGCCGCGACCCCGTAG
- the ppk1 gene encoding polyphosphate kinase 1, translating into MRAEERAVSLPDEAPPPPRTRARPPRGFPTAGGVALPRVPRSVSPLPLPRGADLDHPSLYFNRELGLLDFNWRVFHQALDARTPLLERVRFLAIAAANLDEFFQKRVGGLKRQQAARVQLLSMDGRTPADQLQLIGEEALEMYLALADAWERTLKPLLRSEAGVVVSHYAELDERQRAALDHYFREQIYPVLTPLAVDPGHPFPFISNLSISLAVLMRHAARSTYHFARVKVPSAQGRWLPVPHSESRFHFVPVEQVIQANVGQLFRGMEIVSAHAFRVTRNADVRRGDAAEDLLAMISEELRERRFAPVVRLEVDREMSKEVRQLLLRELELEDDDVYEASGPMALSDCARLADLDIPAHRYEPWEPVVPDPLQHEGETEEERNIFAILRRGDILVHHPYDSFTGSVQRLLEEAADDPRVIGIKQTLYRTGAESPIVRALLRAAERGKQVAVLIEVTARFDEENNIRGAEMLEDAGVHVTYGLVGLKTHSKVTLIVRDEGGRPRTYCHIGTGNYHAGTARVYTDVGLLTANAEVGDDLVNLFHFLTGYAPDQQYSQLVVAPRDMRRVFEERIAREVAQHERTGDGRIIAKMNALDDPGVIKELYRASRAGVRVDLIVRGHSRLRPGLRGFSENIRVVSIVGRFLEHDRVYYFHNRGDPEIFIGSADWRERNLNERVETVVPVLDAALRDRLVQILHYALADNRLAWDLHPDGRYVQRSPAPDEPEVNYHELLMRDALERSRRSARPWEVNV; encoded by the coding sequence ATGCGTGCCGAGGAACGCGCGGTCTCCCTCCCCGACGAAGCCCCCCCGCCCCCCCGGACGCGGGCGCGGCCGCCGCGCGGCTTCCCCACGGCCGGCGGGGTGGCGCTGCCCCGGGTGCCGCGCTCGGTGTCGCCGCTGCCGCTGCCGCGCGGCGCCGACCTCGACCACCCCTCGCTGTACTTCAACCGCGAGCTGGGGCTGCTGGACTTCAACTGGCGCGTCTTCCACCAGGCGCTGGACGCGCGCACCCCGCTCCTGGAGCGGGTGCGCTTCCTGGCCATCGCCGCCGCCAACCTCGACGAGTTCTTCCAGAAGCGCGTGGGCGGCCTCAAGCGCCAGCAGGCCGCGCGCGTGCAGCTGCTGTCGATGGACGGGCGCACCCCCGCCGACCAGCTGCAGCTGATCGGCGAGGAGGCGCTGGAGATGTACCTGGCGCTCGCCGACGCCTGGGAGCGCACGCTCAAGCCGCTCCTGCGCTCCGAGGCCGGGGTGGTGGTCTCGCACTACGCCGAGCTCGACGAGCGGCAGCGCGCCGCGCTCGACCACTACTTCCGCGAGCAGATCTACCCGGTGCTCACCCCGCTGGCGGTGGACCCCGGGCACCCCTTCCCCTTCATCTCCAACCTGAGCATCTCGCTGGCCGTGCTCATGCGCCACGCCGCGCGCAGCACCTACCACTTCGCGCGCGTCAAGGTGCCCTCGGCGCAGGGGCGCTGGCTCCCGGTGCCGCACTCGGAGTCGCGCTTCCACTTCGTCCCCGTGGAGCAGGTGATCCAGGCCAACGTGGGCCAGCTCTTCCGGGGGATGGAGATCGTGAGCGCCCACGCCTTCCGCGTCACCCGCAACGCCGACGTGCGCCGCGGCGACGCCGCCGAAGACCTGCTGGCGATGATCTCCGAGGAGCTGCGCGAGCGCCGCTTCGCCCCCGTGGTGCGCCTCGAGGTGGACCGCGAGATGTCGAAGGAGGTGCGCCAGCTCCTGCTGCGCGAGCTGGAGCTGGAGGACGACGACGTCTACGAGGCTTCGGGCCCGATGGCGCTCTCCGACTGCGCGCGGCTGGCCGACCTGGACATCCCCGCGCACCGCTACGAGCCGTGGGAGCCGGTGGTCCCCGACCCGCTGCAGCACGAGGGCGAGACCGAGGAGGAGCGCAACATCTTCGCCATCCTGCGCCGCGGCGACATCCTGGTGCACCACCCGTACGACTCCTTCACCGGCAGCGTGCAGCGGCTGCTGGAGGAGGCGGCCGACGACCCGCGGGTGATCGGGATCAAGCAGACGCTCTACCGCACCGGCGCCGAGAGTCCGATCGTGAGGGCGCTGCTCCGCGCGGCCGAGCGGGGGAAGCAGGTGGCGGTGCTGATCGAGGTGACCGCGCGCTTCGACGAGGAGAACAACATCCGCGGCGCCGAGATGCTCGAGGACGCCGGGGTGCACGTCACCTACGGCCTGGTGGGGCTCAAGACGCACAGCAAGGTCACGCTGATCGTGCGCGACGAGGGGGGGCGGCCGCGCACCTACTGCCACATCGGCACGGGGAACTACCACGCGGGCACGGCGCGCGTCTACACCGACGTGGGGCTGCTCACCGCCAACGCGGAGGTGGGCGACGACCTGGTGAACCTCTTCCACTTCCTCACCGGCTACGCGCCCGACCAGCAGTACTCGCAGCTCGTGGTCGCGCCGCGTGACATGCGGCGGGTGTTCGAGGAGCGCATCGCCCGAGAGGTGGCGCAGCACGAGCGCACCGGCGACGGGCGGATCATCGCCAAGATGAACGCGCTGGACGACCCCGGCGTCATCAAGGAGCTCTACCGCGCCTCGCGCGCCGGGGTGCGCGTGGACCTGATCGTGCGCGGGCACAGCCGGCTGCGCCCGGGGCTGCGCGGCTTCAGCGAGAACATCCGCGTGGTCAGCATCGTGGGCCGCTTCCTGGAGCACGACCGCGTCTACTACTTCCACAACCGGGGCGACCCCGAGATCTTCATCGGCAGCGCAGACTGGCGGGAGCGCAACCTGAACGAGCGGGTGGAGACGGTGGTGCCGGTGCTGGACGCCGCGCTCCGGGACCGCCTGGTGCAGATCCTCCACTACGCGCTGGCCGACAACCGCCTCGCCTGGGACCTGCACCCCGACGGCCGCTACGTGCAGCGCAGCCCCGCCCCCGACGAGCCCGAGGTCAACTACCACGAGCTGCTCATGCGCGACGCGCTGGAGCGCAGCCGCAGGAGCGCGCGCCCGTGGGAGGTGAACGTCTGA
- a CDS encoding MarR family transcriptional regulator — translation MPGKIQAQIRQSKPFPSLEEEAFLNVLRTANTLSQGASELLKQHDLTLTQYNVLRILRGAGEQGLTAGEIGERMITRDPDVTRLLDRLEKRGLAERWRCTEDRRVVWTRITPAGLAAIAPLDHQITELHCRQLGHLGRDRLETLIELLESARDNAEALEAVETG, via the coding sequence ATGCCGGGGAAGATCCAGGCGCAGATCAGGCAGAGCAAGCCGTTTCCCAGCCTCGAAGAAGAGGCCTTCCTGAACGTGCTGCGCACGGCCAACACGCTGTCGCAGGGAGCGTCGGAGCTGCTCAAGCAGCACGACCTGACGCTGACGCAGTACAACGTGCTGCGCATCCTGCGCGGCGCGGGTGAGCAGGGGCTCACCGCCGGCGAGATCGGCGAGCGGATGATCACCCGCGACCCCGACGTCACCCGCCTGCTGGACCGGCTGGAGAAGCGCGGCCTGGCCGAGCGCTGGCGATGCACCGAGGACCGCCGCGTGGTGTGGACGCGCATCACCCCCGCGGGCCTCGCGGCGATCGCCCCGCTCGACCACCAGATCACGGAGCTGCACTGCCGCCAGCTCGGCCACCTGGGCCGCGACCGGCTGGAGACGCTGATCGAGCTGCTGGAGTCCGCGCGCGACAACGCCGAGGCGCTGGAGGCGGTCGAGACCGGCTGA